The following proteins come from a genomic window of Lolium rigidum isolate FL_2022 chromosome 5, APGP_CSIRO_Lrig_0.1, whole genome shotgun sequence:
- the LOC124653148 gene encoding mini zinc finger protein 3-like — protein sequence MKRLVILRRCEPIVRFSCCSVRYGDCRRNHAASTGGYAVDGCREFIADGEDGTFAALKCSACGCHRSFHRRVQVYEVAWDCESDESSSSSSS from the coding sequence ATGAAGAGGCTGGTGATCCTCAGGAGGTGCGAGCCGATCGTGCGGTTCAGCTGCTGCAGCGTGCGGTACGGCGACTGCCGCCGCAACCATGCCGCGAGCACTGGGGGCTACGCCGTGGACGGGTGCCGGGAGTTCATCGCTGATggcgaggacggcaccttcgccgCGCTCAAGTGCTCAGCCTGCGGCTGCCACCGCAGCTTCCACCGCAGGGTGCAGGTCTACGAGGTTGCATGGGACTGCGAATCCGACGAGTCATCGTCCTCGAGCAGCAGCTAG